From the genome of Haloarcula taiwanensis:
CGACGCCAGCGAGGGCCGCTGTCCAGTTCGACGCCCCGCCGACGCGTGCAGCGACGGCCCCACCCGCGACATCGACAGCCCACGTCAGCAGGCCGACCAGCGTCAACAGGGCCAGCAAGAGTGTGCCGGGGTCGGTCATGCCGCTGGCGACCCAGTAGAGATAGACGCCGGCGAGCGAGACGAGCGCGCCGGGGACCTGGGGCGTGAGACTGCCGACGACGCCCCCGACCAGCAGGGCGAACGCGAGTACGACCAACAGCGTTTCGAGGCCAAGCAGGCTCATTGGTGTCTGTCGAGTTCCTCCTGTACCCAAAGGTCGCCGTACAGACGCGTCAACCTTTCGACTATTCCACCGAGTGTCCGCATGCACTCACGCTCAGAGACGAATCCCAGTTCCTCGGCGACTGTCGGCCACGGCTGTGCTTGCAACACCTTCTTGACCAGCAGGCGTTCCTCCCGCGGCGCGAGCGCGGTCGCGTCGGCGGGGGCCGACAGGTGCCGGCGGGCGAGTTCACGGAACGGCTTCGGATTCGTGTCGAGAACCGACGCGCCGCCGGGGACGCCGGCAACCAGTCGCCACTCCCACTCGGAGAGGGAGAGGGACGGCTCTCCGTGGGTCGCTCGAAGCACTGTTCGAACCACGTCAGGGTCGCAGTCGTCGAGCGGGTCTGACAGCACTGCGGGGATGCGGTCCTGAAACCACGTCCCGTGCCGCGCCGCGAGCGACGCCCCGTCATCGGAACACGGGTCCAGCATCACCACGGAGTACTCGCCGCTCGTCGCGTTCCGCGAGGTGGCGAGGTGTACCGTCTGATATCCGTTATCAGCCCAGAAGCGGACGAGTTCCGGCGTCGCGCCGTACCCGACGCCCAGCCAGTCCACGTGGTCGGCGAACTCCGCTCTGATTTCCGAAAGGAGTTGGGAGCCGAGCCCGCGGGACCGGACCGCGGCGTGGGTTGCGATGCGGAGGACCCGCTGGCCGACCGGGATTCCGGCGGCCTCGTCACGGAGCTGCGTCGACAGCACGTCCGGGAGCATATTTCCCCGCACCCGTCCACCCTCGTACATCGCAGCTCGCGTATCAGCCGAGAGCCCGCCCTCCTGTGCCAGCAACGCCACAGCAACGACGTGGCCCTCGTGGGTCAGCGCCCGGACAGCGAGATTGGGTGCGTCGAGCAGTCGGGCCAGGTCCGAGGGTTCCGTCCGGTAGTGCGCCAGCACGAGCAGGCCAAACACCTCTCGGAGCAGGTGTTCGTCGGCGAGCAGGTCTGCCGCCGAGAGCCGGCGGTACTCGACGGTCTCCGGCGTCGAACCGTCGATGAGCTGGTCGACCGGCGGGCGGGCATCCAGCAACAGCGCCCGGAACGCCCACACCTCCACGGGGTCGGCGTCGCCGTACCGAATCGGTGTCGTCATCGACACGTCGGTGACGGCGTGGTCGCTTTCTTCGAGCCGGTCGCGGAACCGGACAGAGAAGCCTCGGCCCGCCCCCTCGTAGCCGTGGACAGTCGTGGTGAAGGCGACTGCCGGGGCGTCGAGGAACTGTTCGAGCCGTCTGACCGGCAGGGCCGCAGCCTCATCGACGATGACCACGTCTGGGCCATCCGGAAGCAATGCAGCTTGCTCCGGCGGCGCATACCGCACACAGCCCGCCCCGGAAACGTCGAGCCGCTGGGGGTTCGACGCCCGGTCTCGCGCGAAGTTACTGCCGAGTACCTCCAGCAGGTGTGCCGCCCGCGTAAACACCTCGCCGGCGCTCCGGTACTGTGGTGCGGTCACCAGCACGTCCCGCCCTTCGACAGCGAGGGTTCCAGCGGCCAGCCCGGCAGCGCTTGACTTTCCCCGGCCCCGGTCAGCCTCGACCACGAGTGCCTCGCTGGCGGTTCGTAGCGACTCGAACGCCCGGACCGCGTCCCGCTGGTCGTCGGTGAGACACTGAGCGTAGGTCTCGGGGCGGAACTGCGCGTCGGCGGGCGGGGTCGGGCTCTGAACCGGACGGCTCGGTGGCGGGTCCGTCAGCCCGTCTTGCTCGACAGTGCCCGTGTCGGCGTCGACGATGGCGATACCCCGGTGTACCCGGAGCGTCTCGACAAACCGACGGCGGAAGTGACCGGTCACGTCCTCGACCTCGAACGGCGGGACTGCGAGCGAGGCGTCGAACCCGTCGCGACCCTCCGGCCACGTCTCCAAGGGCGGCGCGAGGAGGACGTATAGGCCGCCGCCGTCGACGGCACCGACGGTCCGCCCGAGCGCGTCGGGTCGCAGTTCCTCGTGTGCATCGAGGACGACAGCTGTCCGAGTCCGGCCCAGAAGCTCCTCGGCGCGGGACTGTTCGTGCTGCTCACACGCGAGGAACGGCTCCGGACCGACTACTGTCGTCTCCGCGCCGGGAACGTCCGCCGCGTCGAGCGCTGCTCTCGCTCGCTCCCGCGTGCTTTCAGGGTCGCCCGCCAGAACGAGGAGCCGCCGCTCGTTTGCGCGGCGGGCCTCCGCTCGGAGCGACCGCGCGATGTCCATACCGGTGGTGGACGGTGCGCCGACATGGGCCTGACGGTCACAGCGCTCCCCAAGTGCGCTTTTCACTGGACCGGACACAGTCGCCGGTGTGTCTCCCCGCCAGACCCCGCTCTGCTCCGAGCGGGTATCGATTATCCAGTCGTCCAGACAGCGATTGGGCGCGTCTCGACGACGGCCCTGACCGCAGCAGTCGCAGACGTGCGGGCCGTGCTGGCCGACGCGTCAGTGGCCGCAGAACAGGCAGACCCCCGACAGCACCTGTGTGGCGGGCTGGCACGCGATTTCGGCTTCGAAAGCGCTTTTAGGGCCGGTAGCACAGAATGGGGTACAGCCTGCGCCGAGTTGATGATGCTCCCAGCCTTTTCAGGATACACACCACCACGGTGTGACGGGCCTCGCGGCCCGGACACGGCGGGGGAGCCTGAGCTCGCGCGCAGGAGGTGAACATACAAATGCCAGTATACGTAGATTTCGACGTTCCCGCGGACCTCGAAGACGA
Proteins encoded in this window:
- a CDS encoding tRNA cytosine(34) acetyltransferase TmcA, whose amino-acid sequence is MDIARSLRAEARRANERRLLVLAGDPESTRERARAALDAADVPGAETTVVGPEPFLACEQHEQSRAEELLGRTRTAVVLDAHEELRPDALGRTVGAVDGGGLYVLLAPPLETWPEGRDGFDASLAVPPFEVEDVTGHFRRRFVETLRVHRGIAIVDADTGTVEQDGLTDPPPSRPVQSPTPPADAQFRPETYAQCLTDDQRDAVRAFESLRTASEALVVEADRGRGKSSAAGLAAGTLAVEGRDVLVTAPQYRSAGEVFTRAAHLLEVLGSNFARDRASNPQRLDVSGAGCVRYAPPEQAALLPDGPDVVIVDEAAALPVRRLEQFLDAPAVAFTTTVHGYEGAGRGFSVRFRDRLEESDHAVTDVSMTTPIRYGDADPVEVWAFRALLLDARPPVDQLIDGSTPETVEYRRLSAADLLADEHLLREVFGLLVLAHYRTEPSDLARLLDAPNLAVRALTHEGHVVAVALLAQEGGLSADTRAAMYEGGRVRGNMLPDVLSTQLRDEAAGIPVGQRVLRIATHAAVRSRGLGSQLLSEIRAEFADHVDWLGVGYGATPELVRFWADNGYQTVHLATSRNATSGEYSVVMLDPCSDDGASLAARHGTWFQDRIPAVLSDPLDDCDPDVVRTVLRATHGEPSLSLSEWEWRLVAGVPGGASVLDTNPKPFRELARRHLSAPADATALAPREERLLVKKVLQAQPWPTVAEELGFVSERECMRTLGGIVERLTRLYGDLWVQEELDRHQ